One window of the Rosa rugosa chromosome 3, drRosRugo1.1, whole genome shotgun sequence genome contains the following:
- the LOC133739307 gene encoding protein RADIALIS-like 6 produces MASLSSSRNSNSSWTPKQNKRFEKALAVYDKDTQDRWHNVAKAVGGKSAEEVKRHYEILVQDLMHIESGQVAIPNYRATGSSSRGIADYEQRLMKNLKI; encoded by the exons ATGGCATCCCTGAGTTCGTCGCGGAATTCCAACTCCTCCTGGACGCCGAAGCAGAACAAGCGGTTCGAGAAGGCCCTGGCTGTGTACGACAAGGACACGCAGGACCGGTGGCACAATGTGGCCAAGGCTGTGGGTGGAAAATCAGCTGAGGAAGTCAAGAGGCACTATGAGATTCTGGTGCAGGATCTCATGCATATAGAATCTGGTCAAGTCGCTATACCCAATTACAGGGCCACTGGAAGCAGCTCTAGAGGAATTGCTGATTATGAACAGAG GCTTATGAAAAATCTGAAGATCTGA
- the LOC133735933 gene encoding CBS domain-containing protein CBSX3, mitochondrial-like, which produces MQGIARAVRSCHEILKAAALEHSCRRRIAWVERLGSSCKWVTSPALKGLENVTVEDVLMKKSEETGPWLWCHTNDTVIDAIKNMAKNNIGSLVVLKPGEQQYIAGIITERDYVRKIVAQDRSPMYTRVGEIMTNENKLITVTSDTNILQAMQLMTENQIRHVPVIDGKLVGMISIKDVVRAVVEQQSGELKQLNEYIRGDYY; this is translated from the exons ATGCAAGGAATTGCTAGGGCTGTGAGATCATGCCATGAGATACTCAAAGCTGCAGCTTTGGAGCATTCCTGCAGGAGACGAATTGCTTGGGTAGAAAGGTTAGGTTCAAGTTGTAAATGGGTTACCTCTCCAGCCCTAAAAGGATTGGAGAACGTGACTGTGGAAGATGTACTGATGAAAAAGAGCGAAGAAACTGGACCTTGGCTCTGGTGCCACACAAATGACACTGTTATTGATGCTATAAAAAAT ATGGCTAAAAACAATATCGGGTCATTAGTTGTACTAAAGCCTGGAGAGCAACAATATATTGCAGGAATCATCACAGAAAGAG ATTATGTGAGGAAAATAGTTGCACAGGACAGATCACCCATGTACACTAGGGTTGGAGAGATTATGACTAATGAG AACAAATTAATAACAGTGACATCTGACACAAACATTCTTCAGGCAATGCAACTTATGACAG AGAATCAAATTCGGCATGTACCGGTCATAGATGGCAAGCTAGTTGGCATGATTTCGATCAAAGATGTTGTTCGAGCAGTAGTGGAGCAGCAAAGCGGGGAATTGAAGCAACTAAATGAGTACATTAGAGGAGATTACTATTGA
- the LOC133735931 gene encoding uncharacterized protein LOC133735931, giving the protein MADKRLSFRFRFPWRNSPRSKEEPEPRPTPKTQNPAQSTTTVAPERPPFRPAGKTSVKGSPSQAQGPQKTDLPPSRAASESPKTQSPSRLSPSKNSHPTTQQSSPPSAASSQSQLLQEEAISQPQKPRRKIQIISETDSSAEDSTPRETTSHTRETSPKSIKVYASSDKSDSDTLIGDHKQLSESEAESKEHKEAEKVVQVPAVEEKTDDPGYTEPLQERVTQLPAAAKDSGNQAKDPLGDALQADQRKEKQEKVTELHAGATDPGNHTKDPLGVALQADQQHEKQERVAELHAAATDSGHHTKDQLGVASQADQQHEKQERVAELHTAATDSGNHTKDQLGAALQADQQQEKKENFDRKEMLATTSSDKKPIKTERSSSRVYIRKMVASTGERPPPNKEIREDVSKVDKLAIGQQMLDKPVGVVTLTGKNRGAVMLFSSEPEKREEPVHIRRGYKLNPDDNEATTDGEVSNEEEIFEDQIFEGDQQYINSNVQSINNSIVCSSSVTERNPGVAVFSSNPPESIDSNKESDSLQTHKAQVIQTPADKLTHESTVRRRCLGGLFMESSDSEPDNPAKPRRHGCRYICRKESKETEIGIV; this is encoded by the coding sequence ATGGCAGACAAAAGGCTATCCTTTCGCTTCCGGTTCCCTTGGCGTAATAGTCCCCGTTCTAAAGAAGAACCAGAGCCACGCCCAACacctaaaacccaaaaccctgcCCAGTCAACCACCACAGTAGCCCCTGAGAGGCCACCATTTCGGCCAGCAGGAAAAACTTCGGTAAAGGGCTCTCCATCGCAAGCTCAGGGGCCACAAAAAACTGATCTTCCACCATCTCGTGCAGCCAGTGAGTCCCCAAAGACTCAATCCCCGTCTCGTTTATCTCCATCAAAGAACTCACATCCCACCACTCAACAAAGCTCTCCCCCATCAGCTGCCTCGTCTCAATCTCAACTATTACAAGAGGAAGCAATATCTCAGCCACAGAAACCTCGACGAAAAATACAAATCATATCTGAAACTGATTCCAGTGCTGAGGACAGTACTCCTAGAGAAACAACCTCTCATACTCGTGAAACTTCCCCTAAGAGTATAAAGGTATATGCTTCATCTGATAAATCAGATTCTGATACCCTCATTGGAGATCACAAGCAGCTTTCGGAATCAGAGGCAGAGTCAAAAGAGCACAAAGAAGCGGAGAAAGTAGTGCAGGTACCGGCAGTAGAAGAAAAGACCGATGATCCAGGTTACACAGAACCATTGCAAGAAAGGGTCACTCAACTTCCTGCTGCAGCAAAAGACTCGGGAAATCAGGCCAAAGACCCACTTGGAGATGCATTGCAAGCAGACCAGCGAAAGGAGAAGCAAGAAAAGGTCACTGAACTTCATGCTGGAGCAACAGACCCAGGAAATCACACCAAAGACCCACTTGGAGTTGCATTGCAAGCAGATCAGCAACACGAGAAGCAAGAAAGGGTTGCTGAACTTCATGCTGCAGCAACAGACTCAGGACATCACACCAAAGACCAACTTGGAGTTGCATCGCAAGCAGATCAGCAACACGAGAAGCAAGAAAGGGTCGCTGAACTTCATACTGCAGCAACAGACTCAGGAAATCACACCAAAGACCAACTTGGAGCTGCATTGCAAGCAGATCAGCAAcaggagaagaaagaaaattttgacagaaaggAGATGCTGGCCACCACCAGCTCTGATAAGAAACCTATCAAAACTGAGAGGAGCTCCTCAAGGGTGTATATTCGAAAGATGGTTGCATCGACTGGGGAACGACCTCCCCCAAATAAAGAAATCAGGGAAGATGTTTCCAAGGTTGATAAGCTGGCCATCGGGCAGCAAATGCTTGATAAGCCAGTTGGTGTTGTGACCTTAACTGGCAAAAACAGAGGAGCAGTAATGCTCTTCAGCTCAGAACCAGAAAAACGAGAAGAACCAGTCCACATACGCCGCGGTTACAAGCTCAATCCAGATGATAATGAAGCTACTACTGATGGAGAGGTAAGCAATGAGGAAGAAATTTTCGAGGACCAGATATTCGAAGGAGATCAACAATACATCAACAGCAATGTCCAGAGCATCAATAACTCTATTGTGTGCAGTAGTTCTGTCACGGAAAGGAATCCAGGTGTTGCTGTTTTTTCTTCAAACCCACCAGAATCCATCGATTCAAATAAAGAATCAGACTCCCTCCAAACACACAAGGCTCAAGTCATCCAAACACCTGCTGATAAGCTTACTCATGAATCCACTGTAAGACGGCGATGCCTTGGAGGGTTATTCATGGAATCCAGTGACTCAGAACCAGATAATCCCGCCAAGCCTCGACGTCATGGCTGCCGCTATATTTGCAGGAAGGAAAGCAAGGAAACAGAGATTGGTATTGTCTAA
- the LOC133735932 gene encoding tubby-like F-box protein 5, with translation MSLKSIIRDLWIIRDEMRKKPKAGGAAEERKQMRRRRRTKAYIAPEQPFSLPSSTVPQSQWADMPPELLHDIIQRVEQAEISWPARRDVVACASVCRSWREITNEIVKTPEQCGLLTFPISLKQPGPRDSLIQCFIQRERETSTYRLFLGLSPALSGDMSKLLLTARKIRRATSTEFVISLAADDFSRASTTYVGKLRSNFLGSKFTIYDSQPPHGSPIQTNHKSHKKMNSKHAISRIPAGSYNVATVSYELNILRTRGPRRMQCIMQSIPISAVQEGGVAPTPTDLKDCLNQQTSLSPVSQGKKLLDNLSCGSPRLDLEYDDMSDPLILKNKAPRWHEQLQCWCLNFRGRVTVASVKNFQLVAAAEPSQNVSEAEQEKVILQFGKIGKDIFTMDYRYPLSTFQAFAICLSCFDTKPACE, from the exons ATGTCATTGAAAAGCATAATCCGCGATCTCTGGATCATAAGAGATGAGATGAGGAAGAAGCCCAAGGCTGGAGGGGCagcagaagagagaaagcaGATGCGTCGTCGTCGCCGAACCAAAGCATATATTGCACCTGAACAGCCATTTTCATTGCCATCATCAACTGTGCCGCAGAGTCAATGGGCAGACATGCCTCCTGAGTTGCTTCATGAcataatccaacgcgtggaacAAGCCGAGATCTCCTGGCCTGCTCGGAGGGATGTCGTTGCTTGTGCTTCCGTTTGCAGATCATGGAGGGAGATTACAAACGAGATTGTCAAGACTCCGGAGCAATGTGGCTTGCTTACCTTCCCCATCTCACTCAagcag CCGGGGCCGAGAGATTCTCTGATCCAGTGCTTTATTCAGAGGGAAAGAGAAACTTCGACATATCGCCTGTTTCTTGGTCTAAGCCCTG CTCTCTCCGGGGACATGAGTAAGCTACTGTTGACAGCCAGGAAAATTAGACGGGCAACAAGTACAGAGTTTGTGATATCCTTGGCTGCAGATGATTTCTCTCGAGCAAGCACTACTTATGTCGGAAAACTAAG GTCTAATTTTCTGGGATCCAAGTTTACCATATATGATAGTCAGCCTCCACATGGCTCTCCAATCCAAACAAATCACAAGTCACATAAAAAAATGAATTCAAAGCATGCAATTTCAAGGATACCTGCCGGTAGTTATAATGTTGCTACAGTATCTTATGAGCTCAATATCCTTCGAACAAGGGGACCAAGAAGAATGCAGTGCATCATGCAATCGATCCCCATCTCAGCAGTTCAGGAAGGGGGTGTTGCGCCTACTCCAACTGATTTAAAAGATTGTCTAAATCAGCAAACCTCCCTGTCGCCAGTTTCACAAGGAAAGAAGCTGCTTGATAATTTGAGCTGTGGTAGCCCCAGACTGGATCTGGAGTATGATGACATGAGTGACCCACTCATTTTGAAAAACAAAGCTCCTAGATGGCATGAGCAGCTGCAGTGTTGGTGTCTAAATTTTAGGGGCCGTGTTACGGTGGCTTCGGTAAAGAATTTCCAATTGGTGGCTGCTGCAGAGCCTTCCCAGAATGTCTCAGAGGCTGAACAAGAGAAAGTAATACTGCAATTCGGGAAAATTGGTAAAGACATTTTCACAATGGATTATCGATACCCTCTCTCTACTTTCCAAGCCTTCGCAATTTGCTTGAGCTGCTTTGACACAAAACCAGCCTGTGAATGA